In Komagataeibacter sucrofermentans DSM 15973, the genomic window GGTCAGCCACTGCGCCATATGCTGGGCAACGGCCTCGGCATCGGGCAGGACCACCATGGCCCCGGTTTTTACATCATGTCCACCGGTCATCTCACGCATCCCCCAGCACGAATTTCTCGATCCCGTTGGCGAATCCCTCTTCCTCGCACGAGGTGGAGACATAGGTCGCCTGCTGCTGCACTTCCGGGCTGGCCTGCCCCATGGCGATCGACATGCCGCTCTTGCGGAACATCAGCACATCATTGGGCTGGTCGCCCAAGGTCACCATCTGGCTGGCGGGAATGCCGAGCAGGCGCTCGAGCGCCATCACCACGCCGCCCTTGTTGGCATCCTTGTTGGTCACGTCCACGTAATAAGGCTGTGACAGGGCGGCGGACGCCGTATCACCAAGCGCCTGCTGCAGGTCGTGCTCGAGGCGCTTCATCAGCTCAAGGTCATCGCTGACACCCGTGATCTTGACCACCTGGTCCAGCTTCGCCTCGACATCGCCGACCACGGGCGGGAATTTGACCGTCCACTGCTCGCGCGCGACATGCGGCGCATCGACGTTGGAGACGATCCAGTCATTGCCGTTATACACCCACGGGTCGGCCTTGTGGTCGCGGATGATGCCGATCACCTTGCGCGCGGTGTCAGCAGGCAGGGTGCGGGCCTCGATTACGGTAAAATCGGGCCTGACCATCATGCCACCATTGAAGCCCGCGATCGGCTCGGAAATGTTCAGCGGGTCGATCACCATCTTCATGCCCTTGGGCGGGCGGCCGCTGGTGATGGTGAACGCGATGCCCCGCTCACGCAGGCGCTCGACCGCGCGGATGGCGCGTGGGGTCAGGATCTTGTCCTTCGTGACCAGTGTGCCATCCACATCGGCCAGCACCAGCCTGATCTGGCCTGCTGGCGTTCCGGCTGCATCGTGGGGCATGTCGCCTCTCCCTTCTGTGCCGCGCCTCAGGGGCGGGGCAGGACAAAGTTTTCCATCGCGTAGGCCCAGCCATCATCGGTGTTGGGCCGGGTCACGAAACGGGCATGGGCCTTGACGTTATCAAGTGCGTTGCCCATCGCGATGCTGACCCCCGCTTCCTTCAGCATGGGGATGTCGTTGTTCATATCCCCGATGCATGCCGTATCCCGGATATCAATATCCAGCAATTTGCCCAGTTCTTTTGCCGCATAGCCCTTGTTCGCCTGCGGGTGCGTAATATCAAGGTAGATGGGCGAGGACTGGTGTACGCTCGCCTTGCCCCCCAGCATGTTTGCAAGGTCGCGCTCCACGCCCGGCAGGGTCTCGGGATTGGTCGAGACACCCATGATCTTGCCCACATTGACATAATGACCGGCAAAGTCATCCACCCGCACGGGCGTGGTCTGCACCACTTCGCGCTCATGGGCGACCTGTGGCGTGTCATCGCGGCGCACCAGCCAGTCATGGCCAATGAACAGCCACGGCTCGACCCCGTGGTCGATCAGGAATTCAACCGCCCTTTGCGCCACCACCGGCTCGAGCGACAGGCGCTCGCGGATGGTGCCGTCAGGCGCGCAGATCAGCCCGCCATTGAGGCCCGCGATGGGCTCGCGGATATCAAGGGCGCGGACGAACTGCATCATGCCACGCGGGGCACGGCTGCTGATGAGGCTGAGCCTGATGCCTGCCGCCCGCAGGTCGGCTGCCGCCTTGTGGGCGGCGGGGGTGAGTTCGCGCGCGGGCGTAATCAGGGTGCCATCGATATCGGACACCACAAGCCTGACGGCATGCGGGCGGGAAACGGGTGGGGTCATGGGCATCATCCAATCTTGAGCCAGTGGCGGTGGTCGCGGGCGAGCAGGGCATCGGCGGCTTCCGGCCCTTCGCTGCCGGCCGCGTAAAAGGCGAGGCTGCGGGCATCCTGCCCCCAGTCCAGCACCGGCTGCACGGCACGCCAGCCCGCCTCGATATTGTCAGCACGCTGGAACAGGGTGGCATCGCCGATCATGCAGTCATAGATCAGGGTCTCATACCCCGTGCTCGGCCCTTCGCTGAACCATTCGGCGTAATCGAACTTCATGCGCACGCCGCCCAGCCTGACCGAGGGGCCGGGAATCTTGGCCGAGAACTGCATGGTCACCCCCTCGGTAGGCTGGATGTGGATGACCATGATGTTGGGGGCAAGCTTGTCCACCGGCGTGTCGCGGAACAGGGCGTAAGGCGCGGACTTGAAATGGATGGCGATCTCGGTCTTGCGCGCGGCCAGCCGCTTGCCCGTGCGCACGTAAAACGGCACCCCCGCCCAGCGCCAGTTATCAATACCGAATTTCATGGCCACATACGTCTCGGTCAGGGAATGGGGGTCCACGCCCGGTTCCTGCCGGTAGCCCGGCACCGCTTTTGCGCCCACCGTGCCCGGCGCGTACTGCCCGCGCACCACATCGGCGGGGGCAAGGGGGTGGATGGCGTCGAGCACCTTGGTCTTTTCGTTGCGCACGGCATCGGCATCGAACGAGATCGGCGCTTCCATCGCCGTCATGGCCAGGAGCTGCATGACATGGTTGGGCACCATGTCGCGCAGGGCGCCGGTGCCTTCATAGAATTTGGCGCGCTGCTCCACGCCCACGGTCTCGGCGGCGGTGATCTGCACGTGGTCGATGTTCTGGCGGTTCCACAACGGCTCGAAAAATCCGTTGGAAAAGCGCAGGGCGAGGATGTTCTGCACCGTCTCCTTACCGAGGTAGTGGTCGATGCGGTAGATCTGCTGCTCCTCAAGCGTATTGAGCAGCCTTGTATTGAGCGCGATGGCTGATTGCAGGTCATGGCCGAAGGGTTTTTCCACGATCACGCGGCGAAAGGCGTCCGACCCTTCGCGCACAAGCCCCGCCTCGCCCAGCCGGTCCACGATGGAGCCAAAGAAACGGGCCGCCACGGCCAGATAGAAGATGCAGTTCTGCCCTGCCGTGACATCGGCTATGGCCTGATAGGTCTGCACGGATTCAAAGTCGCCCTGCACGTAGCGGATGCGGGGCAGCATCCAGTCCCAGACATCCTCGCGCAG contains:
- a CDS encoding Cof-type HAD-IIB family hydrolase; this translates as MPHDAAGTPAGQIRLVLADVDGTLVTKDKILTPRAIRAVERLRERGIAFTITSGRPPKGMKMVIDPLNISEPIAGFNGGMMVRPDFTVIEARTLPADTARKVIGIIRDHKADPWVYNGNDWIVSNVDAPHVAREQWTVKFPPVVGDVEAKLDQVVKITGVSDDLELMKRLEHDLQQALGDTASAALSQPYYVDVTNKDANKGGVVMALERLLGIPASQMVTLGDQPNDVLMFRKSGMSIAMGQASPEVQQQATYVSTSCEEEGFANGIEKFVLGDA
- a CDS encoding Cof-type HAD-IIB family hydrolase, with the protein product MMPMTPPVSRPHAVRLVVSDIDGTLITPARELTPAAHKAAADLRAAGIRLSLISSRAPRGMMQFVRALDIREPIAGLNGGLICAPDGTIRERLSLEPVVAQRAVEFLIDHGVEPWLFIGHDWLVRRDDTPQVAHEREVVQTTPVRVDDFAGHYVNVGKIMGVSTNPETLPGVERDLANMLGGKASVHQSSPIYLDITHPQANKGYAAKELGKLLDIDIRDTACIGDMNNDIPMLKEAGVSIAMGNALDNVKAHARFVTRPNTDDGWAYAMENFVLPRP
- the zwf gene encoding glucose-6-phosphate dehydrogenase, whose product is MENIIASAVSQVGDTHHEAAPRRSPPGSFVIFGGGGDLTRRLLLPAIYNLACAGLLDDGFGIVAVDRADLTDEQLRENVRAALEDFTARRGAEAVSLREDVWDWMLPRIRYVQGDFESVQTYQAIADVTAGQNCIFYLAVAARFFGSIVDRLGEAGLVREGSDAFRRVIVEKPFGHDLQSAIALNTRLLNTLEEQQIYRIDHYLGKETVQNILALRFSNGFFEPLWNRQNIDHVQITAAETVGVEQRAKFYEGTGALRDMVPNHVMQLLAMTAMEAPISFDADAVRNEKTKVLDAIHPLAPADVVRGQYAPGTVGAKAVPGYRQEPGVDPHSLTETYVAMKFGIDNWRWAGVPFYVRTGKRLAARKTEIAIHFKSAPYALFRDTPVDKLAPNIMVIHIQPTEGVTMQFSAKIPGPSVRLGGVRMKFDYAEWFSEGPSTGYETLIYDCMIGDATLFQRADNIEAGWRAVQPVLDWGQDARSLAFYAAGSEGPEAADALLARDHRHWLKIG